Proteins encoded by one window of Rouxiella chamberiensis:
- the epmB gene encoding EF-P beta-lysylation protein EpmB → MAHIVTLNTPFREDWLYQLGDVITDPDELLTLLALNDHADLQQGRDARRLFPLRVPRAFVARMQPGDPQDPLLLQVLTAREEFIAAPGFGTDPLDEQKSVVPGLLHKYRNRALLLVKGGCAVNCRYCFRRHFPYQENQGNKNNWSQALEYIRTQPELDEIIFSGGDPLMAKDHELDWLISELEGISHIKRLRIHSRLPVVIPARITEGLCQRLAASRLQVLMVTHINHANEIDDALRASMARLKKAGVTLLNQSVLLRGVNDNAQTLATLSNALFDAGILPYYIHVLDKVQGAAHFMVNDDEARALIKALLSLVSGYLVPTLAREIGGEPSKTPLDLRLTQS, encoded by the coding sequence ATGGCACACATTGTAACCCTAAATACGCCATTTAGAGAAGATTGGTTGTATCAACTCGGCGATGTAATTACGGACCCGGACGAACTGCTTACTCTTCTGGCACTTAACGATCATGCAGATTTGCAGCAGGGCCGCGATGCCCGTCGTTTGTTCCCGTTGCGCGTGCCACGCGCTTTTGTTGCACGCATGCAGCCGGGCGATCCACAAGACCCTTTACTTTTGCAGGTCCTGACCGCGCGCGAAGAGTTTATCGCGGCACCGGGCTTTGGCACCGACCCGCTTGATGAACAAAAAAGCGTGGTGCCGGGCTTGTTGCACAAGTACCGCAATCGTGCGCTGCTGCTGGTCAAAGGCGGCTGTGCGGTTAACTGTCGCTACTGCTTCAGACGCCATTTTCCCTATCAGGAAAATCAGGGCAACAAAAATAACTGGTCTCAGGCGCTGGAGTATATCCGCACTCAGCCAGAACTGGATGAAATAATTTTCTCCGGCGGCGACCCGTTGATGGCGAAAGACCACGAGCTTGACTGGCTTATCAGCGAACTCGAGGGGATTTCACACATTAAACGCCTGAGAATTCATAGTCGTTTGCCCGTTGTTATCCCGGCGCGCATCACCGAGGGCTTGTGTCAGCGGCTTGCCGCCTCCAGATTGCAGGTGTTGATGGTGACGCACATTAACCACGCCAACGAGATTGACGATGCGCTGCGAGCCAGCATGGCGCGCCTTAAAAAGGCGGGTGTGACGCTGCTGAACCAGAGTGTGCTGCTGCGGGGCGTCAATGACAATGCGCAGACGCTGGCAACGCTCAGCAATGCGCTGTTCGATGCCGGTATTCTGCCCTACTACATTCACGTGCTGGACAAAGTACAGGGCGCGGCGCACTTCATGGTCAACGATGACGAAGCGCGCGCCCTGATCAAGGCATTGCTGAGTCTGGTTTCGGGTTATCTGGTGCCGACGCTTGCCCGCGAAATCGGCGGCGAGCCAAGCAAGACGCCGCTGGATCTGCGGCTTACGCAGTCGTAA
- the groL gene encoding chaperonin GroEL (60 kDa chaperone family; promotes refolding of misfolded polypeptides especially under stressful conditions; forms two stacked rings of heptamers to form a barrel-shaped 14mer; ends can be capped by GroES; misfolded proteins enter the barrel where they are refolded when GroES binds) gives MSAKDVKFGNDARVKMLNGVNILANAVKVTLGPKGRNVVLDKSFGAPTITKDGVSVAREIELEDKFENMGAQMVKEVASKANDAAGDGTTTATVLAQAIITEGLKAVAAGMNPMDVKRGIDKAVIAAVEELKALSVPCSDSKAIAQVGTISANSDETVGKLIAQAMEKVGKEGVITVEEGTGLIDELDVVEGMQFDRGYLSPYFINKPETGAVELESPFILLADKKISNIREMLPVLEAVAKAGKPLLIIAEDVEGEALATLVVNTMRGIVKVAAVKAPGFGDRRKAMLQDIATLTGGTVISEEIGMELEKATLEDMGQAKRVVINKDTTIIIDGIGDETTIQGRVTQIRQQIEEATSDYDKEKLQERVAKLAGGVAVLKVGAATEVEMKEKKARVEDALHATRAAVEEGVVAGGGVALIRVAHKLAGLKGDNEDQTVGIKVALRAMEAPLRQIVINAGEEASVIANNVKAGEGSYGYNAYSEEYGDMIAMGILDPTKVTRSALQYASSVAGLMITTECMITDLPKEDKGDMGGAGGMGGMGGMGGMM, from the coding sequence ATGTCAGCTAAAGATGTAAAATTCGGTAACGACGCCCGCGTAAAAATGCTGAACGGCGTGAACATTCTTGCTAACGCAGTAAAAGTCACCTTAGGTCCTAAAGGCCGTAACGTAGTTTTGGACAAATCTTTTGGTGCGCCAACTATCACTAAAGACGGCGTTTCTGTAGCACGTGAAATCGAGCTGGAAGACAAGTTCGAAAACATGGGTGCTCAGATGGTGAAAGAAGTTGCGTCCAAAGCTAACGATGCAGCAGGCGACGGTACTACCACCGCAACGGTTCTGGCTCAGGCCATCATCACCGAAGGTCTGAAAGCTGTGGCTGCCGGCATGAACCCGATGGACGTCAAGCGCGGCATCGACAAAGCGGTTATCGCTGCGGTCGAAGAGCTGAAAGCGCTGTCTGTTCCATGTTCAGATTCCAAAGCTATCGCGCAGGTAGGGACCATTTCTGCGAACTCCGACGAAACCGTGGGCAAACTGATTGCCCAGGCTATGGAAAAAGTCGGTAAAGAAGGCGTTATCACCGTTGAAGAAGGCACCGGCCTTATCGACGAGCTGGACGTTGTCGAAGGTATGCAGTTCGACCGTGGCTACCTCTCTCCTTACTTCATCAACAAGCCGGAAACTGGCGCTGTTGAACTTGAAAGCCCGTTCATCCTGCTGGCCGACAAGAAAATCTCCAACATCCGCGAAATGCTGCCAGTGCTGGAAGCTGTTGCGAAAGCCGGTAAACCTCTGCTTATCATCGCCGAAGATGTTGAAGGCGAAGCGCTGGCAACGCTGGTGGTCAACACCATGCGCGGCATCGTGAAAGTTGCAGCAGTCAAGGCACCAGGCTTCGGTGACCGTCGTAAAGCCATGCTGCAAGACATCGCAACCCTGACTGGCGGTACCGTTATCTCCGAAGAGATCGGTATGGAGCTGGAAAAGGCAACCCTCGAAGATATGGGTCAGGCCAAGCGTGTTGTTATCAACAAAGACACCACCATCATCATCGATGGTATCGGCGACGAAACCACTATTCAGGGCCGTGTGACCCAGATTCGTCAGCAGATCGAAGAAGCGACCTCTGATTACGACAAAGAAAAACTGCAGGAGCGTGTCGCTAAACTGGCAGGCGGCGTCGCCGTTCTGAAAGTTGGTGCAGCAACTGAAGTTGAAATGAAAGAGAAGAAAGCACGCGTTGAAGATGCCCTGCACGCGACCCGTGCTGCGGTAGAAGAAGGCGTGGTTGCCGGTGGTGGTGTTGCGCTTATCCGCGTTGCCCACAAACTGGCTGGCCTGAAAGGCGACAACGAAGACCAGACCGTGGGTATCAAAGTTGCACTGCGTGCAATGGAAGCGCCTCTGCGTCAGATCGTTATCAACGCCGGTGAAGAAGCGTCTGTTATCGCCAACAATGTGAAAGCGGGCGAAGGCAGCTACGGCTACAACGCCTACAGCGAAGAATACGGCGACATGATCGCAATGGGTATTCTGGATCCAACCAAAGTTACCCGTTCTGCACTGCAGTACGCCTCTTCTGTTGCCGGCCTGATGATCACCACCGAGTGCATGATTACCGACCTGCCAAAAGAAGATAAAGGCGATATGGGCGGCGCTGGCGGTATGGGTGGAATGGGCGGCATGGGCGGCATGATGTAA
- a CDS encoding DUF4156 domain-containing protein, with protein MRIKMLLGLSAVMLLAGCSTAHQLSSAGQQVKFTDEKPSSQCQPLGTVTGAQSNWFSGTAGDGSSMRGAANDLRNKAADMGGNTIYGANSPTQNIFSSFAPLDSKMVGQVYKCP; from the coding sequence ATGCGGATTAAAATGTTGCTTGGCTTGTCGGCAGTGATGCTGCTGGCGGGTTGTAGCACAGCACATCAATTAAGCTCTGCCGGTCAGCAGGTGAAATTCACCGATGAAAAACCGAGCAGCCAGTGTCAGCCCCTCGGAACCGTAACCGGTGCTCAGAGCAACTGGTTCTCCGGTACCGCAGGTGACGGCAGCTCCATGCGCGGTGCGGCAAACGATCTGCGTAACAAGGCGGCGGACATGGGCGGCAACACCATTTATGGTGCCAACAGTCCTACGCAAAATATCTTCTCCAGCTTTGCGCCGCTGGACAGCAAGATGGTTGGACAGGTTTACAAGTGCCCGTAA